A portion of the Marinobacter alexandrii genome contains these proteins:
- a CDS encoding RNA polymerase sigma factor: MKDSEILERISRGDERMLDHLYKKYYKMMTKIVLSNSGTEDEAKDVYQEALLAFWQKATSGKLVLTSKISTYLYSICLNQWRKELDRKSRLSSETVDGEDYQSHDAKERLKIVTDCIDQLGDVCKKVLTYYYFDGLGMPDIAEKMNFANTDTAKTKKYKCKKKLDSLIKSKYTTEDFFD, encoded by the coding sequence ATGAAGGATAGTGAAATTCTTGAGCGAATAAGTCGCGGAGATGAGCGAATGCTTGATCATCTATATAAGAAATATTATAAGATGATGACTAAGATCGTGCTATCCAATAGTGGAACAGAGGATGAGGCGAAAGATGTATACCAAGAGGCCTTACTCGCATTTTGGCAGAAAGCTACAAGTGGAAAGTTGGTGTTGACTTCCAAGATTAGTACATACTTGTATAGCATTTGCTTAAATCAGTGGAGAAAGGAATTGGATAGAAAAAGTCGTTTGAGTTCTGAAACCGTAGATGGAGAGGATTATCAATCACATGACGCTAAAGAGCGTTTGAAAATTGTAACGGACTGTATTGATCAGTTGGGAGATGTGTGTAAAAAGGTTTTAACCTATTACTATTTCGATGGTTTAGGAATGCCGGACATTGCTGAGAAGATGAATTTTGCCAATACAGACACTGCAAAAACAAAAAAATATAAGTGCAAGAAAAAGCTGGATAGTTTAATAAAGAGTAAGTATACCACCGAAGACTTTTTTGATTAA
- the pdeM gene encoding ligase-associated DNA damage response endonuclease PdeM, translating to MSDFVLPLAGEELVLLPERAIYWSSRQTLILSDLHLGKAGHFRKHGIPISRKIHLTDIHILERLIKENRPEKVILLGDLFHSFENNEWKDFLTFLKVYNYIEFILVEGNHDILSEYPEELSLVSLLDIPPFSFTHIREESQLFNISGHIHPGVSIRGKGRQSITVPCFYFGSNHGLLPAFGQFTGIKKIQPKSNDRVFGIADRTIIELT from the coding sequence GTGAGTGATTTTGTTTTACCCCTTGCTGGTGAAGAACTAGTCTTACTTCCCGAACGAGCCATTTATTGGAGTTCAAGGCAAACACTTATCTTATCAGACTTACACTTAGGTAAGGCAGGTCATTTTAGAAAGCACGGAATACCGATATCGCGTAAAATACACTTAACGGACATTCATATACTTGAGAGACTTATTAAGGAAAATCGACCGGAGAAGGTGATCCTTTTAGGCGATCTTTTCCATAGTTTTGAAAACAACGAGTGGAAGGATTTCCTTACTTTTTTGAAAGTATATAATTACATTGAATTCATTCTCGTAGAAGGGAATCACGATATCCTTTCTGAATACCCTGAAGAACTTTCTCTCGTCTCTCTATTAGATATACCCCCATTTTCTTTCACCCATATTCGTGAAGAATCTCAGCTATTCAATATTTCAGGACATATCCATCCTGGGGTATCTATTCGAGGCAAGGGTCGTCAAAGCATAACAGTTCCTTGCTTTTATTTCGGGTCTAATCATGGCTTGCTTCCAGCTTTTGGTCAGTTTACAGGAATCAAAAAAATCCAGCCTAAAAGTAATGATCGAGTATTTGGGATAGCTGATAGAACCATCATTGAATTAACCTAA
- a CDS encoding DUF2147 domain-containing protein, with protein MKVTVFISLVLVSSGLFSQTIVGQWKTIDDETGKPRSIVKIYEQKGQFFGKIVKLFREPDEDQDPICEECEDERKGQKIIGMEIISEMKYNKGNDEYHKGEIMDPENGNIYDCKLWIEDGDLKVRGYLLFFYRTQTWLPYSSE; from the coding sequence ATGAAAGTAACTGTATTTATATCTCTAGTACTTGTGAGTTCTGGTTTGTTTTCTCAAACCATTGTTGGTCAATGGAAAACCATTGATGATGAAACGGGGAAGCCAAGATCTATTGTAAAGATTTATGAACAGAAAGGACAATTTTTTGGGAAAATTGTAAAGCTGTTCAGGGAACCAGATGAAGACCAGGATCCGATTTGTGAAGAATGTGAAGATGAAAGAAAAGGACAAAAGATCATTGGAATGGAAATTATTTCAGAGATGAAATACAATAAAGGAAATGATGAATACCATAAAGGAGAAATTATGGATCCTGAGAACGGAAATATCTATGATTGCAAGCTTTGGATTGAGGATGGTGACCTTAAAGTGAGAGGTTATTTACTTTTTTTCTACCGAACTCAAACTTGGCTTCCATATTCTAGTGAGTGA
- a CDS encoding ligase-associated DNA damage response DEXH box helicase — protein MSDNELSQIAEDWFKSKKWKSFEFQRKTWEAYLDGKSGLLNAPTGSGKTYALWIPCVLEFLKHNEPQDIRPEVQILWITPLRALAKDIQNAMQAFCDDTDIRWKIGLRTGDTTTTERQKQKKTAPQALVITPESLHVLLSQSDYPNYLKNVKSIIVDEWHELIGTKRGVATELAISRLKKLTEGKLKVWGISATIGNLPQARRVLLGEDLYKDAVSIRSEIEKEIIVESVLPDEVEKFPWAGFLGTKLIDKVLPIIKNSHTTLLFTNTRSQTELWYQVILKEAPELAGIIAMHHGSMDQNIRNWVEDALHAGKLKLVVCTSSLDLGVDFRPVDTVIQIGGPKGVSRFQQRAGRSGHGPGEVSRIYFVPTHSLELIEGAALRSAIEEGKFEQRKPLEKCLDVLVQYLVTLSVSGGFRPLKILEEIKETYCYRLLTAEEWNWALEFITTGGSTLGEYDEFSRVYNDDGIYKIINPRAAQRHKLSIGTIVGDPAMSVKFLTGGHLGTVEESFASKLNPGKTFWFAGQNLEFVRIKDLTVFVKKSKKKSGITPAWGGGRLPLSSLLSDQIRNKLQAAINGNYTDIELKKIKPILDLQSKWSMIPDKESLLIEKVETEHGHHLFFFPFEGMFVHEVLVSLVAYRISKLQRITFSISMNDYGFELLSDQEIAIEEALELDLFSEENIHQDIKESINMTEMAQRKFRDVATIAGLIFQGYPGKNIKARHLQASSGIIYKAFKEYDEHNLLLKQSMEEVMTLQLDQSRFMEAIRRINSQKIILKETEKPSPFAFPILVDMIRREKLSSEDVTDRILKMQMQLERSVQDT, from the coding sequence GTGTCTGATAATGAGCTTTCTCAAATAGCAGAGGACTGGTTTAAGTCAAAAAAATGGAAGTCTTTTGAATTCCAAAGAAAGACCTGGGAAGCCTATTTAGATGGGAAAAGTGGACTTTTAAATGCACCCACAGGATCAGGAAAGACCTATGCACTTTGGATTCCATGTGTATTAGAGTTTTTGAAGCATAACGAGCCACAAGATATAAGACCAGAGGTACAAATACTTTGGATCACACCACTGCGAGCTTTAGCTAAAGATATCCAGAATGCCATGCAGGCATTCTGTGATGATACAGATATTCGTTGGAAAATTGGCTTGAGGACAGGTGACACAACGACTACAGAAAGACAGAAACAGAAAAAAACTGCCCCACAAGCCTTGGTAATCACGCCTGAAAGTCTGCACGTTTTATTGAGTCAAAGCGATTATCCCAATTACCTAAAAAATGTCAAAAGTATCATTGTAGATGAATGGCATGAATTGATTGGTACCAAACGTGGAGTTGCTACTGAGCTCGCCATTTCAAGGCTTAAGAAACTAACAGAAGGAAAGCTAAAAGTATGGGGGATATCGGCAACTATCGGGAATCTACCTCAGGCAAGAAGAGTATTACTGGGGGAAGATCTTTATAAAGATGCCGTATCCATTCGGTCTGAAATTGAAAAAGAAATTATTGTTGAATCAGTACTACCTGATGAAGTAGAGAAGTTTCCTTGGGCTGGTTTTTTAGGAACCAAATTAATAGATAAAGTACTTCCTATAATCAAGAACAGTCATACGACTTTGCTATTTACCAATACCCGTTCGCAAACCGAACTTTGGTATCAAGTAATATTAAAAGAGGCACCAGAACTCGCAGGTATAATTGCCATGCATCATGGGTCGATGGATCAAAATATTAGAAACTGGGTGGAAGACGCACTACATGCAGGAAAGCTTAAACTTGTTGTTTGTACTTCAAGTTTAGATTTAGGAGTTGATTTTAGACCAGTTGATACCGTTATTCAAATAGGAGGACCAAAGGGAGTATCGCGTTTTCAACAACGAGCTGGTAGGAGTGGTCATGGTCCTGGTGAGGTAAGCAGAATTTATTTTGTACCTACACATTCACTAGAACTAATAGAAGGAGCGGCCTTACGTTCGGCCATTGAGGAAGGAAAATTTGAACAGCGGAAACCTCTTGAGAAGTGTTTGGATGTTTTGGTTCAGTACCTGGTCACCTTGTCAGTGAGTGGAGGTTTTAGACCGCTGAAGATTCTTGAAGAGATTAAAGAGACCTATTGTTATCGTCTCCTCACAGCGGAAGAATGGAATTGGGCTTTAGAATTTATAACAACGGGAGGCAGTACACTTGGTGAGTATGATGAGTTTTCCAGAGTCTATAATGATGATGGTATATATAAAATAATAAACCCTAGGGCTGCTCAGCGCCATAAACTATCTATCGGAACAATCGTAGGTGATCCAGCGATGAGTGTGAAGTTTTTGACTGGAGGACATTTGGGGACTGTAGAAGAGAGCTTTGCCTCAAAACTTAATCCGGGAAAGACCTTTTGGTTCGCAGGACAAAATCTTGAGTTCGTGAGGATTAAAGACCTTACTGTCTTTGTGAAGAAATCGAAGAAAAAGAGTGGTATTACGCCGGCATGGGGAGGAGGAAGGCTTCCACTTTCATCGCTACTCTCAGATCAAATAAGAAATAAGCTACAAGCAGCTATAAATGGTAACTATACAGATATAGAACTAAAGAAGATAAAGCCGATCCTTGACCTTCAATCTAAATGGTCTATGATACCAGACAAAGAATCATTATTGATTGAAAAGGTGGAGACTGAACATGGTCATCATTTATTTTTCTTTCCATTTGAAGGAATGTTTGTTCATGAAGTCCTTGTTAGCTTGGTGGCATACAGAATAAGTAAACTTCAGCGGATCACCTTTTCAATCTCCATGAATGATTATGGATTTGAATTATTGTCAGATCAAGAAATAGCTATTGAAGAGGCCCTTGAACTGGATCTATTCAGTGAAGAGAATATCCATCAAGACATCAAAGAATCCATTAATATGACTGAAATGGCTCAGCGAAAATTTAGAGATGTAGCAACCATAGCTGGTTTAATTTTTCAAGGATATCCTGGGAAAAATATTAAAGCAAGACATCTTCAAGCTTCCTCAGGCATTATTTACAAAGCTTTTAAAGAATATGATGAACATAATCTACTCCTTAAGCAATCAATGGAAGAGGTAATGACATTGCAACTAGATCAATCCAGATTTATGGAGGCAATTCGGCGAATCAATTCTCAAAAGATTATTCTTAAAGAAACAGAAAAACCGAGCCCGTTTGCTTTCCCCATTCTGGTAGATATGATCAGAAGGGAAAAGCTGAGTTCAGAAGATGTAACAGATCGAATACTTAAAATGCAAATGCAACTTGAACGATCAGTGCAAGACACTTAA
- a CDS encoding sodium-translocating pyrophosphatase, whose product MDKIIYLVPALGLLGLLVMIIKSRWVYKQDAGDEKMQKLANYIREGALAFLSAEYRILAIFVVIAGALLGVISMMVETTHWFIIVAFVIGAFFSAWAGNIGMRIATAANVRTTQAARTSLPQALKVSFTGGTVMGLGVAGLAVFGLSVMFIFLFHFFMGGQWTTNGVNDMTIVLEALAGFSLGAESIALFARVGGGIYTKAADVGADLVGKVEAGIPEDDPRNPATIADNVGDNVGDVAGMGADLFGSYVATVLASMVLGNYVIRDMGGSITDEFNGIGPILLPLVIAGLGIIFSLFGTLLIKVSGDNPKETQVQAALNKGNWGSIILTAIACWFLIDLMLPAEMTMVFFGEGSLTVTSVNVFGAVLVGLFVGGAISYFTEYYTGLGKKPVLDIVQNSATGAATNIIAGLSTGMISTFAPILLFAGAIWGAYELAGFYGVGIAASAMMATTAMQLAIDAFGPIADNAGGIAEMSELPDEVREKTDILDSVGNTTAAIGKGFAIASAALTALALFAAYVTFTGIDGINIFKADVLAALFIGGMVPVVFSALAMRSVGKAAMEMVKEVRRQFKEIPGIMEGTGQPEYGKCVDISTKAALREMMLPGAITIIAPILIGFLMGPEALGSYMAGVAVSGVLWAIFQNNAGGAWDNAKKSFEAGVLIDGEMTYKGSEAHKAAVTGDTVGDPFKDTSGPSMNILIKLTCLVGLVIAPILGEVYGTGAHAANDTEVKEIKLSETEVAEIEEVKAEVSIAE is encoded by the coding sequence ATGGATAAAATAATCTATTTAGTGCCTGCTCTTGGGCTTCTCGGTCTTCTTGTGATGATCATCAAATCCCGATGGGTATATAAACAAGATGCTGGAGATGAGAAAATGCAAAAACTTGCAAATTACATCAGAGAAGGGGCATTGGCATTTCTTAGTGCAGAATACAGAATACTAGCAATATTCGTAGTTATTGCTGGAGCTCTTTTAGGAGTTATTTCAATGATGGTAGAAACCACACACTGGTTCATCATAGTTGCATTTGTAATTGGTGCTTTCTTTTCAGCATGGGCAGGAAACATCGGAATGCGAATTGCAACCGCAGCAAACGTAAGAACTACGCAAGCGGCAAGAACAAGCCTTCCTCAGGCTTTGAAAGTGTCATTTACTGGTGGAACCGTGATGGGACTTGGAGTAGCTGGACTTGCAGTATTTGGATTAAGTGTAATGTTCATCTTTCTATTTCACTTCTTTATGGGCGGTCAGTGGACTACAAATGGAGTAAATGATATGACTATCGTACTTGAAGCACTTGCAGGTTTTTCTTTAGGTGCAGAGTCTATCGCACTATTCGCTCGAGTTGGGGGTGGAATTTACACAAAAGCAGCTGACGTTGGCGCTGACTTGGTTGGTAAAGTAGAAGCTGGTATCCCTGAAGATGATCCAAGAAATCCAGCAACCATTGCAGATAATGTCGGAGATAATGTTGGTGATGTGGCAGGTATGGGAGCTGATCTTTTTGGATCATACGTAGCAACAGTACTCGCTTCAATGGTACTTGGTAACTATGTGATTAGGGATATGGGTGGGTCAATCACCGATGAATTTAATGGCATTGGACCAATCTTACTTCCATTGGTGATTGCCGGTCTAGGAATTATCTTCTCTCTTTTTGGAACACTATTAATTAAAGTATCCGGAGATAATCCTAAAGAGACACAAGTACAAGCTGCTTTGAATAAAGGAAACTGGGGTTCAATTATTCTTACCGCAATTGCTTGCTGGTTCCTAATTGATCTAATGCTTCCTGCAGAAATGACTATGGTATTCTTTGGTGAAGGAAGCTTGACTGTTACTTCGGTAAATGTTTTTGGAGCTGTACTAGTAGGTCTATTTGTAGGTGGAGCAATCTCATACTTTACTGAGTATTATACAGGTTTAGGTAAAAAACCAGTACTTGACATAGTACAAAACTCTGCAACAGGTGCAGCGACAAACATTATAGCTGGACTTTCCACTGGGATGATTTCTACATTCGCTCCAATTCTTCTTTTCGCAGGTGCGATTTGGGGGGCATATGAGCTGGCTGGATTTTATGGAGTAGGTATAGCTGCTTCCGCTATGATGGCGACTACTGCTATGCAGTTAGCAATTGACGCATTCGGTCCCATCGCCGATAATGCAGGAGGAATTGCCGAAATGAGTGAATTGCCAGATGAGGTAAGAGAAAAGACTGATATTCTTGATTCCGTTGGTAATACAACTGCTGCGATAGGTAAGGGATTTGCAATAGCATCCGCAGCATTGACAGCATTGGCGCTTTTTGCAGCTTATGTAACATTCACAGGGATTGATGGAATTAATATTTTCAAAGCGGATGTCCTTGCTGCACTATTTATAGGAGGTATGGTTCCAGTGGTATTCTCAGCGCTTGCAATGAGGTCGGTAGGTAAGGCTGCCATGGAAATGGTGAAAGAAGTAAGACGTCAGTTCAAAGAAATTCCGGGTATCATGGAAGGTACTGGACAGCCTGAATATGGTAAGTGTGTAGATATTTCTACAAAGGCAGCTCTGAGAGAAATGATGCTGCCTGGCGCAATAACAATCATTGCTCCAATTCTAATCGGTTTCTTAATGGGTCCTGAAGCACTAGGTAGCTACATGGCTGGGGTTGCTGTGTCAGGTGTATTGTGGGCTATATTCCAAAACAATGCAGGCGGTGCATGGGACAATGCTAAAAAGTCTTTCGAAGCTGGAGTACTAATAGATGGTGAAATGACTTACAAAGGATCAGAAGCTCATAAAGCTGCAGTGACTGGAGATACAGTAGGTGATCCATTTAAAGATACTTCAGGACCTTCAATGAATATTTTGATTAAATTGACCTGTCTGGTTGGACTTGTAATTGCTCCAATCTTAGGAGAAGTCTACGGAACAGGGGCACATGCTGCAAATGACACGGAAGTAAAAGAAATCAAGCTTTCAGAAACGGAAGTTGCTGAAATAGAAGAAGTAAAAGCAGAAGTAAGTATTGCTGAGTAG
- the folE gene encoding GTP cyclohydrolase I FolE, with translation MKQKETSSNTRPEENDEFADQHIGSSYDTPLRPDAFEQDDDLKIELISKHFKEIMQILGLDLEDDSLAGTPKRVAKMYVQEVFSGLNPKNKPEVRLFENKYQYDQMLVEKEITFYSHCEHHFVPIYGKAHVAYFPNGKVIGLSKINRIVQYYAKRPQVQERLTVQIGNELKSLLNTDDIAVVMDASHMCVSSRGVNDTNSQTGTAFFDGKFKDQNFKNEFLNYINSSAHST, from the coding sequence ATGAAACAGAAAGAAACTTCGTCGAATACCCGTCCTGAAGAAAACGATGAATTTGCTGATCAGCATATAGGATCATCCTATGATACTCCATTGCGTCCCGATGCATTTGAGCAGGATGATGACTTGAAGATTGAGCTTATCTCAAAGCATTTCAAGGAGATTATGCAAATTCTAGGTTTGGATCTTGAAGACGATAGCTTGGCAGGTACACCTAAGCGAGTAGCAAAGATGTATGTTCAAGAAGTTTTTTCAGGATTAAACCCGAAGAATAAACCCGAGGTTAGATTATTTGAAAATAAGTATCAGTATGATCAAATGCTCGTAGAAAAAGAAATAACATTCTACTCTCACTGTGAGCATCATTTCGTTCCAATTTATGGCAAAGCACATGTCGCTTATTTTCCTAATGGGAAAGTGATAGGTCTTTCTAAAATCAACCGCATTGTTCAGTATTATGCTAAAAGGCCGCAGGTTCAAGAAAGACTCACCGTACAAATTGGAAACGAACTAAAGTCCCTACTAAATACAGACGATATTGCAGTGGTGATGGATGCTTCACATATGTGCGTTTCATCACGCGGTGTGAATGATACGAATAGCCAAACTGGAACAGCTTTTTTTGATGGTAAATTCAAAGATCAAAATTTTAAAAATGAATTTTTGAATTATATCAATTCGAGTGCACATTCGACATAA
- a CDS encoding 6-carboxytetrahydropterin synthase, producing the protein MPRVSINRKEHFNAAHRLYNPDWSDEKNESVFGKCNNPNWHGHNYEIIVTLTGEVDPDTGYVYDMKKLSDLVKEQVLNRFDHKNLNLDIKEFQNLIPTAENIVKVIYDLLRDKIEEKYEMKITLYETERNFVEYPS; encoded by the coding sequence ATGCCAAGAGTATCTATCAATAGAAAAGAACATTTCAACGCCGCTCATAGATTATATAATCCTGATTGGAGCGATGAAAAAAACGAATCGGTATTTGGAAAATGCAATAACCCAAACTGGCATGGACATAATTACGAAATCATAGTCACATTGACTGGGGAAGTTGATCCCGATACAGGATATGTATATGATATGAAGAAGTTAAGCGACCTTGTGAAAGAACAGGTATTGAACCGATTCGATCATAAAAACCTTAACCTAGATATAAAAGAATTCCAAAACCTCATTCCGACTGCCGAGAATATCGTGAAAGTCATTTACGACCTTCTAAGAGATAAAATCGAAGAGAAGTACGAGATGAAAATAACGCTTTATGAAACAGAAAGAAACTTCGTCGAATACCCGTCCTGA
- a CDS encoding phosphoadenylyl-sulfate reductase gives MEIVEIRKKIEKYQKEGKRLFTTSSFQTHSIPMLHILSEIDNSIPVYFINTGYLFPETVSFRDEIATQLGLTIVDLKPNTPKNMQRETNGKLMFTTDPDHCCYLNKTQPMESVLASHDVWINGVRGDQSAVRKAMKVEQSAPFDSIRFHPMLDWDNRKIFAYAKEHNLPKHPLDAKGYISIGCEPCTRKMDLDMQEREARWFGLNKVECGLHTDLVK, from the coding sequence ATGGAAATAGTAGAAATCAGGAAAAAAATTGAGAAATATCAAAAAGAAGGTAAACGATTATTCACTACCTCCTCCTTTCAAACGCATAGTATTCCAATGTTGCACATACTCAGCGAAATAGATAATTCCATCCCTGTTTATTTTATCAACACAGGGTATCTTTTTCCAGAAACTGTGTCGTTTAGAGATGAAATAGCGACTCAGTTGGGATTGACAATAGTTGATTTAAAACCCAATACCCCAAAGAATATGCAACGTGAAACGAATGGCAAGCTGATGTTCACCACAGATCCTGATCACTGTTGCTATTTGAACAAAACACAACCAATGGAATCAGTACTTGCTAGTCATGACGTCTGGATTAATGGCGTTCGTGGTGACCAAAGTGCAGTGAGAAAGGCCATGAAAGTAGAACAGTCTGCTCCTTTTGACAGCATTCGTTTTCATCCAATGCTAGATTGGGATAATCGTAAAATATTTGCTTACGCAAAGGAGCATAATCTCCCTAAACACCCTTTGGATGCAAAAGGATATATCAGCATTGGGTGCGAGCCCTGCACTAGAAAAATGGATTTAGATATGCAGGAGCGAGAAGCCAGATGGTTTGGATTGAATAAAGTAGAGTGTGGACTCCACACTGATCTCGTAAAATAA
- a CDS encoding NAD-dependent epimerase/dehydratase: MKVLITGGAGYIGTKLVKHLVVHPEIEKITVYDNLSKGHHNFFLGKTYEHTDKIHSVRGDILDTRQLKKLMKDVDVVVHLAAIVTTPFANTDPHFYEQVNHWGTAEVVYCAEESDISKFIYLSSTSVYGASEQIADESTTPAPSTFYGISKLRGEEHVNRLAEKKNAINIRGGNVYGYSKSMRFDAVINRFMFDANFVNRIQINGNGKQSRAFIHVDSLCHSLAQTVLKEVKSGTYNLVDKNLQILDIVDVLKEIYPSLEFIFTNQHMNLRELKISPKSVLFDQIEKFESSELKAELEEFKQRFAF; the protein is encoded by the coding sequence ATGAAAGTACTTATCACCGGAGGAGCCGGATATATTGGAACCAAACTGGTAAAACACCTAGTTGTTCATCCAGAAATAGAGAAAATCACTGTGTATGACAACTTAAGTAAAGGTCATCACAATTTTTTTCTGGGCAAAACTTATGAGCATACCGATAAAATCCATTCTGTTCGTGGAGATATTTTAGACACTCGCCAATTAAAAAAATTAATGAAAGATGTGGACGTTGTTGTCCATCTAGCAGCAATTGTTACCACTCCTTTTGCAAATACAGATCCTCACTTCTACGAGCAGGTCAATCATTGGGGAACTGCAGAAGTTGTGTACTGCGCAGAGGAGTCTGATATTTCAAAGTTTATTTATTTAAGTAGTACATCTGTTTATGGAGCTAGTGAACAAATAGCTGATGAATCAACCACCCCAGCTCCATCAACCTTTTATGGGATATCAAAACTTAGAGGGGAGGAGCATGTAAACCGATTGGCTGAAAAGAAAAACGCCATCAATATTCGAGGTGGAAATGTCTACGGTTATAGTAAATCGATGCGCTTCGATGCAGTTATTAATCGATTCATGTTTGATGCCAATTTTGTGAATCGTATTCAAATCAATGGCAATGGCAAACAATCCAGAGCATTTATTCATGTAGATTCTTTATGTCATTCACTTGCTCAAACAGTGCTAAAAGAGGTCAAAAGTGGAACCTACAATTTGGTGGACAAGAATTTACAAATTCTTGACATTGTAGATGTACTCAAAGAAATTTACCCTTCGCTAGAATTCATATTCACCAATCAGCACATGAATTTGCGCGAACTAAAGATTAGCCCTAAAAGTGTATTATTTGATCAAATCGAAAAATTTGAATCTAGCGAATTGAAAGCTGAGCTGGAAGAGTTCAAGCAAAGGTTTGCTTTTTAG
- a CDS encoding flavin reductase family protein, with product MTIDPKDIPVPQLHGHLLSAVAPRPIAFASTVDKNGNVNLSPFSFFNVFSANPPILIFSPARRGRDNTIKHTLENVKENAEVVVNVVSYDIVQQMSLSSTEYEKGVNEFVKAGFTEVKSERVKPPRVKEAPVSLECKVIEVKSLGEQGGAGQLVICEILLMHIADHVLDENDRIDPNKIDLVARMGGNWYARAKGDALFEVAKPLTTIGIGVDGIPDRIRLSTVLTGNHLGMLGNVELLPTKEEVKDFENEPEVRAIFDSFDDDENILLELHKLAADLLNDGEVETAWKVLMME from the coding sequence ATGACAATCGACCCAAAAGACATACCTGTACCGCAGCTCCATGGACACCTTCTAAGTGCAGTAGCTCCAAGACCTATTGCATTTGCTAGCACAGTAGACAAAAACGGAAACGTGAATCTGAGCCCATTCAGTTTTTTCAATGTATTTAGTGCAAACCCTCCAATCTTGATATTTTCTCCCGCTAGAAGAGGGCGTGACAATACCATAAAGCATACACTTGAGAATGTGAAAGAGAATGCGGAGGTAGTTGTTAATGTGGTCTCCTATGATATAGTGCAACAGATGTCGCTAAGCAGTACCGAGTATGAGAAAGGGGTGAATGAATTTGTGAAAGCAGGATTTACTGAAGTGAAGTCTGAAAGAGTAAAGCCACCTAGAGTGAAAGAGGCACCTGTTTCATTGGAGTGCAAAGTCATTGAAGTAAAGTCATTGGGTGAACAAGGCGGTGCTGGTCAATTGGTGATTTGCGAAATCCTTTTGATGCACATTGCAGATCATGTATTGGATGAAAACGACAGAATCGATCCGAATAAAATTGATTTAGTAGCAAGAATGGGTGGAAATTGGTATGCTAGAGCGAAAGGAGATGCACTTTTTGAGGTAGCGAAACCTCTGACGACCATTGGAATAGGGGTAGATGGAATACCTGATAGAATCCGCTTAAGTACTGTTCTCACAGGTAATCACTTAGGAATGCTTGGTAATGTGGAATTACTACCTACCAAAGAAGAAGTAAAAGATTTTGAAAACGAACCTGAAGTACGAGCCATTTTCGATTCTTTTGATGATGATGAAAATATTTTGCTTGAGCTACATAAATTAGCCGCTGATCTACTCAATGATGGAGAAGTAGAGACCGCTTGGAAAGTTTTGATGATGGAGTGA